One genomic region from Leptolyngbyaceae cyanobacterium JSC-12 encodes:
- a CDS encoding hypothetical protein (IMG reference gene:2510093819), whose amino-acid sequence MLLNAIAQADAPTPQPSDLQLSDPRPSTQLPESSPSDLQLSQPLPEPASSDSPYGTASDRWQISVSPYFFVPLRVRTDATVAGRSTSFKLGLGDFLDFDRALNAGLRVEAWKNRWGIIFDGFYISAKDSGNLGVTFPLRALERFGINAAIRASADASLSVRQGTVDLAASYRAVDTTLGGSEESPNPFPRLVFAPIFGVRTNILSQKLEIEDIRIDLIPFIGRTIPINQDFSFSKVFPEPMIGAQIGLDLSRHWAIGVRGDVSGFNLYGSIPRCSAA is encoded by the coding sequence TTGTTGCTGAATGCGATCGCGCAGGCGGATGCTCCGACTCCCCAACCTTCTGACCTACAGCTTTCCGACCCACGGCCTTCCACTCAGCTCCCTGAGTCCTCACCTTCCGACTTGCAGCTCTCCCAACCACTCCCTGAGCCTGCATCTAGTGATTCGCCCTATGGCACTGCCAGCGATCGCTGGCAGATTTCAGTGTCACCCTACTTTTTTGTCCCCCTGCGTGTTCGAACCGATGCAACCGTAGCTGGGCGCAGCACCTCGTTCAAATTAGGATTGGGGGACTTTTTGGACTTCGATCGCGCCCTTAATGCAGGCTTGCGAGTGGAAGCGTGGAAAAATCGATGGGGAATTATTTTCGATGGCTTCTATATTTCTGCGAAGGATAGTGGCAATCTGGGGGTGACGTTTCCATTAAGGGCTTTGGAACGCTTTGGAATTAATGCCGCTATTAGAGCCAGTGCCGATGCCAGTCTATCTGTTCGCCAGGGAACGGTTGATCTGGCAGCCTCCTATCGCGCTGTTGATACAACTCTGGGCGGTTCAGAAGAATCGCCCAATCCCTTTCCCCGACTGGTCTTTGCCCCTATCTTTGGAGTTCGTACCAACATTCTGAGTCAAAAACTTGAAATCGAGGATATTCGGATTGACCTGATCCCGTTCATCGGTAGGACGATTCCAATTAATCAAGACTTCAGCTTTTCGAAAGTTTTTCCTGAACCCATGATTGGTGCCCAGATCGGGTTAGATTTATCCAGACATTGGGCAATTGGTGTTCGGGGAGATGTGTCTGGTTTTAATCTCTATGGGTCAATTCCCCGCTGCTCTGCAGCGTAA
- a CDS encoding transposase (IMG reference gene:2510093820~PFAM: Transposase IS200 like), which translates to MSEYIHKSHNVTVLLYHLVFPAKYRRAVFDEQVDEVLREVCLEIEKRYEIKFIEIGVDKDHVHFLVQSVPTYSVTKLVKMIKSLTAREVFRRCPQVKQKLWGGEFWSDGYFASTVGKHGDEGMIANYVKNQGNEYLKLHRDEQLTLF; encoded by the coding sequence ATGAGCGAGTACATCCACAAAAGTCATAACGTTACGGTTTTGCTATACCACCTTGTGTTTCCAGCAAAGTATCGGCGGGCTGTGTTTGATGAACAGGTCGATGAAGTTTTGCGAGAAGTTTGCCTGGAGATTGAGAAACGCTACGAGATTAAATTTATAGAAATCGGTGTAGACAAAGACCATGTGCACTTTTTAGTCCAATCGGTGCCGACATACAGCGTGACCAAATTGGTCAAAATGATCAAGAGTTTGACCGCAAGGGAAGTGTTTCGGCGTTGTCCTCAGGTGAAGCAAAAGCTATGGGGTGGAGAGTTTTGGAGTGATGGCTATTTTGCAAGTACAGTTGGGAAACACGGGGATGAAGGGATGATTGCGAACTACGTCAAAAATCAGGGTAACGAATATCTCAAGCTACACCGAGATGAGCAGCTTACTCTTTTTTGA
- a CDS encoding caspase family protein (IMG reference gene:2510093823~PFAM: Caspase domain) gives MSLIKRRHFLQFAGSTLATMGLSQLDIFRQGDRYASVLAQSTPRKLALLVGINQYTGQVPSLRGCLMDIDLQRELLVHRYGFNPKDVLVVGDGDALKPNRETILKAFETHLIQQAKPGDVVVFHFSGHGSLVQDPDPLPELILNQNGEKKVVPNRDRVNGTMVPSERSTGKSDQVQDIMGRTLFLLTQALQTDNVTVVLDCCHSGGGTRGNLQFRAIPSRLGSNLMNPSVAELEYQKRWMQNLKLSGAQFAAMRQKGIAKGVAIGSANYDQLAADAPFDNSAFYAGAFTYLLTRYLWQQSVEESIGTVFVNLARATRDVAQSSGVAQEPIFAVNPERNRQQPTYFLKPTTPFAEAVVQMVQPNGIIEYWLGGISSRSLAANQKGTLFSVLDATGKEVALIEQERRTMLVGFGKLKTGTITSVQPGSLLRERIRGLHSDFKLRLGLDVSLEKDLETIRAVLSTVDRIQLVSSNEAMNYRLGRMTSSYQTLARSQSSMVPPVNSFGVFTAGLKPLNGTFGEPGESATEAVTRLLPRLRSWLAVEILKTIGGTDGIITGGNSSGITVEVTAAGTTGGRVAPNQFKPGTEIQIKLRNSNPSDRYVAVLAIGSAGNLRVLFPYFDAPEEAARVFAGREYTLPEPGVRFPLSQTPGGLEILVLASGKPVRDALLALRDIAARGGVSSSRSISPQPMQGEDAIATMTALLGSIDRNTRSDISVASDVQAVDTRQITVSSTAIEVVPG, from the coding sequence ATGTCTTTAATCAAACGTCGTCATTTTTTGCAATTTGCTGGATCAACTCTGGCAACTATGGGACTTAGTCAACTCGATATTTTTCGTCAGGGAGACCGCTATGCCAGCGTTCTAGCGCAAAGTACTCCCCGCAAACTTGCCTTACTGGTTGGCATCAATCAATACACAGGGCAGGTACCCTCCTTGAGAGGATGTTTAATGGATATAGATTTGCAGCGCGAGTTGCTGGTGCATCGATATGGCTTCAATCCCAAGGATGTTCTAGTTGTTGGCGATGGAGATGCTTTAAAGCCTAATCGAGAAACTATTCTAAAGGCATTTGAAACTCATTTAATTCAACAGGCAAAACCAGGTGATGTTGTAGTTTTTCACTTTTCTGGACATGGTTCTTTAGTTCAAGATCCTGACCCATTACCAGAACTAATTCTGAATCAGAACGGTGAAAAGAAAGTGGTTCCTAACCGCGATCGCGTCAACGGTACGATGGTTCCTTCGGAACGTAGTACAGGCAAGTCCGATCAGGTACAGGACATTATGGGGCGGACGTTATTCTTACTGACCCAGGCACTCCAAACTGATAATGTCACAGTCGTTTTAGATTGTTGTCATTCTGGCGGCGGTACCCGGGGGAATTTGCAGTTTCGGGCAATTCCCTCTCGCTTGGGGAGTAATCTTATGAATCCATCTGTAGCAGAATTGGAATATCAGAAACGCTGGATGCAGAATTTGAAATTGTCCGGAGCGCAATTTGCGGCGATGCGCCAAAAAGGGATTGCCAAAGGGGTGGCGATCGGGTCGGCGAACTATGATCAGCTGGCGGCTGATGCTCCGTTTGATAATAGTGCATTTTATGCGGGTGCCTTTACTTACCTGCTAACCCGCTATCTTTGGCAACAATCGGTAGAGGAATCGATTGGCACAGTATTTGTGAACTTGGCACGGGCAACCCGCGATGTTGCACAGAGTTCTGGTGTGGCTCAGGAACCGATTTTTGCAGTCAATCCAGAGCGAAATCGGCAACAACCAACCTACTTTCTGAAACCGACCACACCATTTGCAGAAGCGGTTGTGCAAATGGTTCAACCCAATGGCATTATTGAGTATTGGTTAGGGGGGATTTCGTCTCGCAGCTTAGCAGCGAATCAAAAGGGAACGCTATTCAGTGTGTTAGATGCAACTGGAAAGGAAGTCGCGCTGATCGAGCAGGAACGACGCACGATGTTGGTTGGTTTTGGCAAACTGAAGACTGGAACAATCACCAGTGTCCAGCCAGGAAGCTTGTTGCGGGAGCGAATACGAGGATTGCATTCGGATTTTAAGTTACGGCTAGGGCTGGATGTATCGCTGGAAAAAGATTTGGAGACAATTCGAGCGGTGTTAAGCACGGTCGATCGCATTCAATTGGTGTCCTCAAACGAGGCAATGAACTATCGGCTAGGACGCATGACAAGCAGTTATCAAACGCTGGCGCGATCGCAGTCTAGCATGGTGCCACCTGTGAATAGTTTTGGCGTGTTTACAGCGGGATTAAAACCACTGAATGGGACATTTGGAGAGCCAGGCGAATCAGCAACTGAGGCGGTAACTCGGTTATTGCCCCGTTTACGGTCGTGGTTAGCGGTGGAGATATTAAAGACGATCGGTGGTACTGATGGCATCATCACTGGCGGCAACAGCAGCGGCATTACCGTTGAAGTCACTGCGGCTGGTACAACAGGGGGAAGAGTTGCGCCGAATCAATTCAAACCAGGGACAGAGATTCAAATTAAACTGCGGAACTCCAATCCCAGCGATCGCTACGTGGCTGTATTAGCGATCGGCAGTGCTGGTAATTTACGAGTCTTGTTTCCCTATTTCGATGCTCCTGAAGAGGCAGCGCGAGTGTTTGCGGGTAGAGAATATACGCTACCAGAACCTGGCGTGCGGTTCCCCTTGAGCCAAACTCCAGGTGGGCTGGAAATTTTGGTGCTGGCAAGCGGCAAACCGGTTCGAGATGCTTTGCTGGCATTGCGAGACATTGCCGCTCGTGGTGGAGTGTCATCTAGTCGTTCTATCTCTCCACAACCCATGCAAGGTGAGGATGCGATCGCAACCATGACAGCATTACTTGGAAGTATTGACCGGAATACACGCTCAGACATTAGCGTTGCCAGTGATGTACAGGCTGTTGATACCAGACAAATTACAGTGAGTTCAACAGCGATTGAAGTTGTACCTGGCTAA
- a CDS encoding transcriptional regulator (IMG reference gene:2510093824~PFAM: Bacterial regulatory proteins, gntR family; FCD domain): MSRISRSLQRQQPLKEQAYQVLRAAILSGELPPGQRLVESQLAKDLQVSRTPVREALRLLQHEELVTTDTENILHVATFSERDAAEFYECRIALEQLSVAGACQFVTDSQLQELQRMIHQAEKLSIGKPSQLLNFQLLDLDYRFHRLIAESSQNFQLRSMLDHLFDKMMLLRIQTIQHNRNVLNICTEHQEIYDTIAQRNSEAAAIAIKKHLLASKERVIHEMMIQNSTSKTPSTLEGV; encoded by the coding sequence TTGTCTCGAATTTCGCGATCGCTCCAGCGACAGCAGCCATTGAAGGAGCAAGCTTATCAGGTTTTGAGAGCAGCAATTTTATCAGGCGAGTTGCCTCCAGGGCAACGGTTAGTGGAATCACAACTTGCTAAAGACTTGCAAGTGAGCCGAACACCTGTTCGAGAAGCGCTACGGCTACTCCAGCACGAAGAATTAGTGACTACGGATACGGAAAACATATTACACGTTGCCACATTTTCTGAAAGAGATGCAGCAGAGTTTTATGAATGTCGAATTGCTCTGGAGCAACTATCAGTTGCAGGTGCCTGTCAATTTGTGACAGATTCGCAGTTGCAGGAATTGCAACGAATGATTCATCAGGCTGAAAAACTATCGATAGGAAAACCATCCCAGTTATTAAACTTTCAATTACTGGACTTAGATTATCGCTTTCATCGTTTAATTGCTGAAAGTTCTCAAAACTTTCAACTGCGCTCAATGCTGGACCATTTATTTGACAAAATGATGCTCTTGAGAATCCAAACAATTCAACATAATCGCAATGTTTTGAATATTTGCACTGAGCATCAAGAAATTTATGACACGATCGCTCAACGAAACTCTGAAGCCGCAGCCATAGCAATTAAAAAGCATCTACTAGCTTCAAAAGAACGTGTCATTCATGAAATGATGATCCAAAATTCTACTTCAAAAACACCCTCTACTTTAGAGGGTGTTTGA
- a CDS encoding hypothetical protein (IMG reference gene:2510093825), whose product MLKHFKRRLSAVILSVVLVLMAQINGTASAQATQLGEVRAWQVFDGAANEHAALSYSAPTVLLADVPVEASEVDEAAASKAAKKAEKAEAKKLKEAEKAAKKAAKAEAKRLEEEQEAAEEAAKEAEKVAKKAAKAEAKAKAKAEAEAAAS is encoded by the coding sequence ATGCTTAAGCATTTCAAGCGCAGACTTAGCGCAGTTATTCTGTCTGTTGTTTTGGTCTTAATGGCACAGATTAACGGTACTGCTTCCGCTCAAGCAACGCAACTTGGAGAGGTTAGAGCCTGGCAAGTGTTCGATGGGGCGGCAAATGAGCACGCTGCACTCAGTTACTCAGCTCCCACAGTGCTATTAGCAGATGTACCTGTTGAAGCCTCTGAAGTTGATGAAGCTGCGGCTTCTAAGGCTGCCAAGAAGGCAGAGAAGGCAGAAGCGAAAAAACTGAAGGAAGCAGAGAAGGCTGCCAAGAAAGCAGCAAAGGCAGAGGCAAAAAGACTAGAAGAAGAACAGGAGGCAGCAGAAGAGGCAGCGAAAGAGGCAGAAAAAGTGGCTAAGAAAGCTGCGAAAGCAGAAGCAAAAGCGAAGGCAAAAGCAGAGGCAGAAGCGGCAGCCAGTTAG
- a CDS encoding putative membrane protein (IMG reference gene:2510093826~PFAM: Protein of unknown function (DUF1275)): MTVVPRENEPFSLSAFLISDGPAGFLLSWVAGFVDTSAFIILFGIFTAHVTGNIALAGSSFVSSDAHTTITRLLMLPTFVVAVALTSLLARYVRRRKGPVFAILLTVEAIALAIFLVIGISLSPSLLLDVQEELILPIGMAGVVAMAIQNALMKEAKGVFKSYIPTTVMTGNATQLTIDMVQFLSAKFTRSPDPETNMEAAEALERMSRFAPVITGFALGGFAAAYCILLSESWWTLVFPVVIIFLLASAAYVEYYRHSSIA, encoded by the coding sequence ATGACTGTCGTACCGCGTGAGAACGAGCCGTTTAGCTTGAGCGCTTTCTTGATCAGCGATGGACCTGCAGGGTTTTTGCTCAGTTGGGTTGCTGGATTTGTAGATACGTCTGCTTTCATCATTTTGTTTGGTATTTTTACTGCCCATGTCACTGGCAATATTGCCCTGGCTGGTTCATCCTTTGTCAGTTCTGATGCTCATACAACCATTACCCGGCTGTTGATGCTGCCCACCTTTGTTGTAGCAGTTGCCCTGACATCCCTACTGGCACGGTATGTGCGTCGTCGAAAGGGTCCAGTTTTTGCCATTTTGCTGACGGTTGAAGCGATCGCATTAGCGATTTTCCTGGTGATTGGCATCAGTCTTTCGCCTTCGTTATTACTAGATGTACAGGAAGAGTTAATCCTGCCCATTGGGATGGCGGGTGTGGTGGCGATGGCAATTCAAAATGCGCTGATGAAAGAGGCAAAAGGCGTTTTCAAAAGCTACATTCCTACTACCGTTATGACGGGTAATGCCACTCAGTTGACTATTGATATGGTGCAATTTCTGAGTGCTAAGTTTACGCGATCGCCTGATCCAGAAACTAACATGGAAGCAGCAGAAGCATTAGAACGGATGAGTCGTTTTGCTCCGGTCATCACAGGGTTCGCTCTGGGAGGATTTGCTGCTGCCTATTGCATTTTGCTATCAGAATCATGGTGGACATTGGTCTTCCCCGTTGTGATTATTTTTCTACTTGCAAGTGCAGCCTACGTTGAATATTATCGTCACTCATCAATAGCATGA
- a CDS encoding hypothetical protein (IMG reference gene:2510093827), with product MRRIWITILACAVLVLNLVIASAAQAQAIAAFSLPTFQLAGTPDNTTSLLTQLESEILPKLENILFPEQREQFKTAVAEGASFRKAFKSLTLNPEQKSKIKALLKELPATDAFASLTPEQKKQLFMKKKESFMPTSEEIAEKINAGMKMKEGSLPANISEKISEKMKGKESYIPTPEAISKKISDGMKTIQSKVEEAVNE from the coding sequence ATGAGACGTATATGGATCACAATATTAGCTTGTGCTGTACTTGTGCTGAACTTAGTCATTGCTAGTGCTGCACAAGCACAAGCGATCGCGGCATTTTCATTGCCCACGTTTCAACTAGCTGGGACACCCGATAACACAACTAGTTTGCTAACCCAGTTAGAATCTGAAATTCTACCCAAACTGGAAAACATTTTGTTTCCTGAACAGCGAGAACAATTCAAAACTGCTGTTGCAGAAGGAGCTAGTTTCCGTAAAGCATTCAAGTCATTAACACTAAACCCAGAGCAGAAAAGCAAGATAAAGGCACTGCTAAAGGAACTGCCTGCTACAGATGCTTTTGCATCACTGACACCAGAGCAGAAAAAGCAGCTCTTCATGAAAAAGAAAGAGTCCTTTATGCCAACCTCCGAAGAGATTGCTGAGAAAATCAACGCTGGTATGAAGATGAAAGAAGGTTCTTTGCCAGCAAATATCAGTGAAAAAATTAGCGAGAAAATGAAAGGGAAAGAATCTTACATTCCAACACCAGAAGCAATTAGCAAAAAAATCAGTGATGGTATGAAGACGATTCAGAGCAAAGTTGAGGAAGCGGTGAATGAATAG
- a CDS encoding hypothetical protein (IMG reference gene:2510093828) — MNSDAPLWLKSFIAFTHPVLMVGTVFGGLYALYLGTLVRRTRTADPDVRKQLIKGKFNQKHFQLGSILLAVWVLGGLGGIAATYLLYHKLFVNPHLIVGMSSIGLAALAAMFAPLMQQGKEWARIAHITCTGFLICAVFYQSFTGLKIVQKMVQEMFRFA, encoded by the coding sequence ATGAATAGTGATGCTCCACTTTGGTTGAAATCATTCATCGCATTTACCCATCCTGTGCTTATGGTTGGTACTGTCTTCGGCGGACTCTATGCGCTATATTTGGGAACCCTTGTCAGAAGAACTCGCACTGCCGATCCAGATGTGAGGAAACAACTGATTAAAGGAAAATTTAACCAAAAGCACTTTCAGCTAGGCTCCATTTTGTTAGCTGTTTGGGTTTTGGGTGGTTTAGGTGGCATAGCTGCGACTTACTTGCTTTATCACAAGTTGTTTGTCAATCCCCACTTAATTGTTGGGATGAGTTCCATTGGCTTAGCTGCACTAGCAGCAATGTTTGCACCACTCATGCAGCAAGGCAAGGAATGGGCGAGAATTGCTCACATCACTTGTACTGGCTTTTTGATTTGTGCTGTTTTTTATCAGTCTTTTACAGGGCTAAAGATTGTTCAGAAAATGGTGCAAGAAATGTTTAGATTTGCCTAG
- a CDS encoding xanthine permease (IMG reference gene:2510093829~PFAM: Permease family~TIGRFAM: uracil-xanthine permease; xanthine permease): protein MAQADKGLIVEDAQEHDQPRSSELIYGLNDKPPVAESIFVAIQHVLAAFVGIITPPLIICTALGLDPANTSYIISMSLFASGICTFIQCRKFGPVGSGLLSLQGTSFAFLGPIIGVGTVAVQGGSTPEQALALIFGVCFFGSFVEIILSRFLHLMSRIITPIVSGTVVMIIGLSLIKTGIISMAGGTIAQKNGTFGSPQNLALSGFVLLIVVLLTISNNRFLRMGAIAIGLIVGYIISMFLGIVNLSALSSLPLIRLPIPFRYGMTFDFGAFLPFILLYILTAIETVGDLTATSAVSGEPVKGSLYIRRIKGGVLGDGVNSLIAAVLNTFPNTTFSQNNGVIQMTGVGSRYVGYYVAGIFALLGLLPLVGGIFQAIPQPVLGGATTVMFGSIAVAGLSIVTSTKLDRRAMIIVAVSLALGLGVVFVPEIFNDKPILIKNLFGSSISTGGLTAILLSWLLPRNMGSASEPAAEVEAEV, encoded by the coding sequence ATGGCGCAGGCTGATAAAGGACTCATTGTAGAGGATGCTCAGGAGCATGACCAACCACGAAGTAGTGAACTAATCTATGGACTCAATGACAAACCTCCAGTTGCTGAGTCGATCTTTGTCGCAATTCAACACGTACTGGCTGCATTTGTGGGAATCATTACCCCGCCGTTGATTATTTGCACGGCGCTAGGTCTAGACCCAGCAAATACCAGCTACATCATTAGTATGTCGTTGTTTGCTTCGGGCATCTGTACCTTTATCCAATGTCGGAAGTTTGGTCCAGTTGGCTCAGGATTGTTAAGTTTGCAGGGAACTAGCTTTGCGTTTCTAGGTCCCATTATTGGAGTGGGGACAGTGGCGGTTCAGGGTGGTTCTACTCCAGAACAAGCATTGGCATTAATTTTTGGAGTCTGCTTCTTTGGATCGTTTGTTGAGATTATTCTCAGTCGGTTTTTGCATTTGATGAGCAGAATCATCACACCGATTGTGTCTGGAACCGTGGTGATGATTATTGGGCTGAGTTTGATCAAAACTGGAATTATTAGTATGGCAGGTGGCACGATCGCCCAGAAGAATGGCACCTTTGGTAGCCCACAAAATCTGGCATTAAGCGGATTTGTACTGCTGATTGTCGTGTTACTAACAATTTCTAACAATCGTTTTTTGCGAATGGGCGCGATCGCGATTGGACTGATTGTTGGCTATATCATTTCGATGTTCCTTGGCATTGTCAACCTTAGTGCATTGAGTAGTCTGCCACTGATTCGTCTGCCAATCCCGTTTCGTTACGGCATGACATTTGACTTTGGTGCATTTCTTCCATTTATTCTGTTGTATATTCTGACCGCAATTGAAACTGTGGGTGATTTAACTGCAACTTCAGCCGTTTCTGGCGAACCTGTTAAAGGCTCACTGTATATACGACGAATTAAAGGCGGAGTGCTGGGAGACGGGGTAAATTCCCTGATTGCAGCCGTACTCAATACCTTTCCGAACACGACCTTTAGCCAGAACAATGGTGTTATTCAAATGACAGGTGTTGGCAGCCGATATGTTGGATACTATGTCGCTGGTATCTTCGCCTTACTAGGTTTGCTTCCCTTAGTAGGTGGTATTTTTCAAGCGATCCCTCAACCTGTTTTGGGCGGAGCAACCACTGTCATGTTTGGGTCTATTGCTGTGGCAGGATTGAGTATTGTGACATCCACCAAACTCGATCGCCGTGCCATGATCATTGTGGCAGTTTCCCTGGCGCTAGGTTTAGGCGTGGTTTTTGTGCCTGAAATTTTCAATGACAAACCTATATTGATCAAAAACCTGTTTGGTTCCAGCATTTCCACCGGAGGTTTAACCGCTATCTTATTGAGTTGGCTCTTACCTCGGAATATGGGTTCTGCTAGCGAGCCAGCTGCTGAGGTTGAGGCTGAAGTGTAA
- a CDS encoding Kef-type K+ transport system, membrane component (IMG reference gene:2510093830~PFAM: Sodium/hydrogen exchanger family) — MNLDVSVVYNLFSTPIVAAAVEAESEALVLAGVLLSLAVIYFASKLGGELCVRVNLPPVLGELVFGVIVGVSALHLLMFAEAGEDGSHSVIMSLLQATAHMSPSAFTQVFQAQSEVISVLAEVGVVVLLFEIGLESDLEELLRVGIQSTVVAVIGVVTPFILGASGLMLIFDVPAIPAVFAGAALTATSIGITAKVLAEMKQLSTREGQIIVGAAVIDDVLGIIVLAVVAGLARDGKVMVGDVVYLIISSALFFVGAIWIGRLCNPFFVKLVNQMQTRGQVLLASLFFALLLSYLSAIIHLEAILGAFAAGLILAETEKREELRAQVAPVADVLMPVFFVVVGARTDISVLNPFVPENWEGLIIAAFLIVIAIVGKLVTGFGVFGQPGINRLAIGVGMIPRGEVGLVFAAIGAATGALSEALNAAIIVMVILTTFLAPPLLRWSFSLNTSEVLAEASTPVLEGGEVLQPEFVESDPQ, encoded by the coding sequence ATGAACCTGGATGTGTCAGTTGTCTACAATCTTTTTTCTACACCCATCGTGGCAGCGGCTGTAGAAGCTGAAAGTGAAGCGCTCGTTTTGGCGGGAGTGTTGCTGAGTTTGGCAGTCATTTACTTCGCCAGCAAACTGGGAGGCGAACTGTGCGTTCGTGTGAATTTGCCTCCTGTCCTTGGAGAGCTAGTATTTGGGGTAATTGTTGGGGTTTCCGCGTTACACCTCTTGATGTTTGCAGAGGCAGGCGAAGATGGCAGTCATTCCGTCATCATGAGCTTATTGCAGGCAACGGCACATATGAGTCCATCTGCCTTTACTCAGGTATTTCAAGCCCAAAGCGAGGTAATATCGGTTCTGGCAGAAGTTGGTGTGGTCGTTCTGCTGTTTGAAATTGGGCTAGAGTCCGATTTGGAAGAACTGTTACGGGTTGGGATTCAATCCACCGTCGTTGCCGTAATTGGCGTAGTCACTCCCTTTATTTTGGGAGCATCTGGACTCATGTTGATATTCGATGTTCCGGCAATTCCTGCGGTATTCGCTGGGGCAGCCCTCACTGCAACTAGTATCGGAATTACAGCCAAAGTCCTGGCAGAAATGAAGCAGCTCAGCACCCGCGAGGGACAGATTATTGTAGGGGCTGCGGTCATTGATGATGTGTTGGGCATTATCGTGCTTGCGGTAGTAGCAGGGCTGGCGCGAGATGGAAAAGTGATGGTCGGTGATGTGGTTTATCTGATTATCAGCTCAGCTCTATTTTTCGTTGGAGCAATTTGGATCGGACGATTATGCAATCCGTTTTTTGTCAAGCTTGTTAACCAGATGCAAACCCGTGGACAGGTATTGTTGGCATCGCTCTTTTTTGCTTTGCTACTCTCTTATCTATCAGCAATTATTCATCTGGAAGCGATCTTGGGAGCCTTCGCAGCAGGGCTGATTCTGGCAGAAACCGAAAAGCGAGAAGAACTACGCGCTCAAGTTGCACCTGTGGCAGATGTATTAATGCCAGTGTTTTTTGTTGTAGTAGGTGCTCGTACAGATATTAGTGTTTTAAATCCGTTTGTTCCTGAAAACTGGGAAGGGTTGATTATTGCTGCATTTTTGATTGTGATTGCGATTGTTGGTAAGCTGGTCACCGGGTTTGGAGTGTTTGGACAACCGGGAATCAATCGATTGGCAATTGGGGTTGGAATGATTCCACGCGGTGAAGTAGGGCTGGTGTTTGCCGCGATTGGGGCTGCCACAGGAGCATTGAGTGAGGCGCTGAATGCTGCCATTATTGTGATGGTGATTCTGACAACCTTTTTGGCTCCACCCTTATTGCGTTGGTCATTCTCTCTAAATACCTCCGAGGTATTGGCTGAGGCATCCACTCCTGTTTTAGAAGGAGGAGAAGTTCTACAACCAGAGTTTGTTGAGTCAGATCCTCAGTGA
- a CDS encoding hypothetical protein (IMG reference gene:2510093831) codes for MESLLSSVDSQVVLLIAAIAIAVLLLRLFFRILNVGLGIILTIVAIFLVLQYGFGITPRELWFEISHLPQDLVRLVKSFG; via the coding sequence ATGGAATCGTTGTTAAGTTCAGTGGATTCTCAAGTTGTATTGTTGATTGCTGCGATCGCGATTGCAGTCCTGTTGCTGAGACTGTTTTTTCGGATTCTCAATGTTGGGTTGGGAATCATCTTAACCATTGTGGCGATTTTTCTCGTGTTGCAATACGGATTTGGCATTACTCCAAGAGAACTGTGGTTCGAGATCAGCCACCTACCTCAAGACTTGGTTCGGCTTGTCAAAAGCTTCGGCTGA